A single Fusarium oxysporum Fo47 chromosome IV, complete sequence DNA region contains:
- a CDS encoding S-adenosyl-L-methionine-dependent methyltransferase, whose translation MPNQSAGTTMPPEAPAPTTARTKSPSKSPSRSPSAPGEIGPADDSDHDSQGDVDSSIGTDTESSTASVSASILEYRRSLGRTYHSDKFTANYCFPNDDQQVESMDLTHHYLTLLLDGELFLAPIKTDSIQRVLDVGTGSGIWAIEFADRYPSTEVIGTDLSPCQPQWVPPNLRFEIDDATQPWTWKEDYFSFIHIRYLFGAIKDWNNLFKEAYRCCAPGGWVQSGEADVTFRSDDGTTELEPIFKTYQKLFEYGSRILGNSFFVHDLQLKAFKEAGFKDVETVDYKFPIGSWPKDPKLAEVGRFVKATLENDLEGYTLMMWKDVCRWPEEEYEVSLMSLRKAIRNPKVHSYMTVRYVYGRK comes from the exons ATGCCAAACCAATCTGCGGGAACTACTATGCCGCCCGAGGCGCCGGCACCAACCACTGCCCGTACAAAGTCTCCATCAAAATCCCCTTCAAGATCTCCGTCGGCTCCAGGCGAAATTGGTCCTGCAGATGATTCTGAT CATGATTCACAGGGGGATGTCGATTCTTCCATTGGGACCGATAC AGAGAGCTCGACCGCTTCCGTTTCCGCTAGCATCCTCGAGTACCGTCGAAGCCTGGGACGCACGTACCACAGCGACAAGTTTACCGCGAATTACTGTTTCCCCAACGACGATCAACAAGTAGAGTCTATGGACTTAAC GCATCACTACTTGACTCTTCTTTTGGACGGTGAACTGTTTCTTGCCCCTATCAAGACAGACTCTATACAG CGAGTTCTAGATGTTGGTACCGGAAGCG GAATCTGGGCTAT AGAATTTGCCGACCGATATCCAAGTACAGAAGTAATCGGCACAGATCTATCCCCTTGCCAACCCCAATGGGTCCCCCCGAACCTTCGTTTCGAAATCGATGATGCCACACAACCTTGGACGTGGAAGGAAGATTATTTCAGCTTTATTCATATCCGATATCTCTTTGGTGCTATTAAAGACTGGAATAATCTCTTTAAAGAGGCATACCGATGTTGTGCACCAGGAGGCTGGGTCCAGTCAGGCGAGGCCGACGTCACATTCCGTAGTGATGATGGGACTACCGAGCTAGAACCCATTTTCAAAACGTACCAGAAGCTCTTCGAATATGGTAGCCGAATTCTAGGCAACTCTTTCTTCGTCCACGATTTGCAACTAAAGGCCTTCAAAGAAGCTGGCTTCAAAGATGTTGAGACCGTCGATTACAAA TTCCCTATTGGAAGCTGGCCCAAAGATCCAAAACTCGCCGAGGTCGGGCGGTTTGTCAAGGCCACGCTGGAGAATGACTTGGAGG GTTACACTCTTATGATGTGGAAGGACGTTTGTCGATGGCCCGAGGAAGAATACGAGGTGTCTCTTATGAGCTTGCGTAAGGCGATACGGAACCCCAAGGTGCATAGTTACATGACTGTGCGTTATGTGTACGGTCGCAAGTAG
- a CDS encoding tyrosine phosphatase-like protein, with translation MARPTSDSRPKPSTYLFLYNTLSALLRTALLLRTTYLWLTQGNGAVWDELNLIARWTETFTVMEVIHAVTGLVRAAPATTALQVAGRNTIVWAITRNYPEVGFRDNAYSLMLMAWNAADAIRYFYFTLQTGTGSVPAGMTWLRYNMFIILYPVGILSEMKLVYEVIQPSQARNPTYQYLLWFGLAIYVPGTYSLEKSAPKAIVSIVTPSAKNDPIAMDNFPQKQYVWYQIRQRTRSLLSERLNIDLTTHSLDEAKALGYHALSYTWGAPEGDGKPTDSDSCILVNGDRFYVQPNLFGALNRFEEFDWYLWIDAICIDQTSQREREIQVGIMNEIYSMAARVDIWLGVGGKESAEAIHLIRKLSSLAEETDGSEVSLDKSVTESSGLPPTPSVAWKPFVDLLERNWFRRAWVIQETVLARQTSVFLGNGECISWEQLASALAMIKRLGWFPNGALAMVKLEQISWSPGPYAVHFITVIKMSLESLKEPQDHPLLSVIEELTGAGNWKTTASSQLAYMMMVCHKFKVTNARDRVYSLLGMVNMAASHMGIPRCDLEVDYNASVAQVFTAATKNILNHCNHLGFISLAGFAEFYHGTQNLPSEDIPSWVPNLSNEPSAARTAPILFDRVNSDDRLDAARYSEIGSLGFSITDSRLAVKAQRVGQILPGSYPFYVLAYYFNIEPFAALLLRCGKRYKVTGELSIEACWRTFIFGSNIYDSVTDSSALGGCFKAWLSFILFHCLRVWDTSMTVDQRLSILEQLTNFQSLVARDGDEASDMLPSIEWIKQMLQKLGPSDPPDSQLSSIFSYMASRSSITDFSSEVDLEWTSSVAKELANTFSQASQYASLLGRYAGQRRVFLTDEGHLGLALCSAFEPDSVWVVSSCPVPLVLRPRADGTYQLVGDSYVHGIMKGEAVKDNSWEEITIT, from the exons ATGGCGCGACCAACTTCTGATTCACGGCCTAAGCCATCCACATACTTATTCCTCTACAACACCCTCTCAGCCCTTCTTCGAACAGCCCTCTTGCTGAGAACTACATATCTGTGGTTGACCCAAGGCAATGGTGCTGTGTGGGACGAACTTAACCTTATAGCACGATGGACTGAGACCTTTACTGTGATGGAAGTTATCCATGCTGTTACTGGTCTTGTGCGAGCGGCTCCCGCTACAACTGCGCTCCAAGTGGCTGGTCGAAACACCATTGTCTGGGCCATTACACGAAACTATCCGGAAGTTGGTTTCAGAGATAATGCCTATAGTCTTATGCTCATGGCTTGGAATGCGGCCGATGCGATTCGATACTTCTATTTTACTCTTCAGACGGGAACGGGATCTGTGCCAGCTGGTATGACATGGTTGAG ATACAACATGTTCATTATCTTGTACCCCGTTGGTATTCTCTCAGAGATGAAACTTGTTTACGAAGTCATCCAGCCATCTCAAGCTCGGAACCCAACGTATCAGTATCTACTTTGGTTTGGATTAGCGATCTATGTTCCAGGTAC TTATTCGCTCGAGAAATCAGCTCCCAAGGCTATAGTCTCAATTGTGACTCCATCTGCCAAGAATGACCCCATCGCCATGGACAACTTTCCGCAGAAGCAGTACGTTTGGTACCAG ATACGCCAGCGGACACGCAGCCTGTTATCGGAGAGGCTGAATATTGACTTGACCACTCATTCTCTGGATGAAGCAAAGGCACTTGGTTACCACGCACTATCCTATACGTGGGGTGCGCCAGAGGGAGATGGCAAACCCACCGACTCCGACTCATGCATACTGGTGAACGGCGATAGATTCTACGTCCAACCAAACTTATTCGGTGCTCTCAATCGCTTCGAGGAATTTGATTGGTATTTGTGGATCGACGCAATATGTATTGATCAGACCAGCCAACGGGAGCGCGAGATCCAGGTCGGCATCATGAACGAGATTTACAGCATGGCAGCGCGAGTCGATATCTGGCTCGGTGTTGGCGGGAAAGAGTCAGCTGAGGCCATTCATCTGATACGGAAACTTTCCAGCTTGGCTGAGGAGACAGATGGAAGTGAAGTGAGCCTGGACAAAAGCGTAACCGAAAGTTCAGGCCTTCCACCTACTCCTTCTGTAGCCTGGAAGCCATTCGTTGATCTTCTGGAACGGAATTGGTTCCGCAGAGCTTGGGTGATTCAAGAGACCGTCCTAGCTCGGCAGACCTCTGTGTTCCTCGGAAACGGCGAATGTATCTCTTGGGAACAGCTCGCCTCTGCATTGGCGATGATCAAAAGACTGGGCTGGTTTCCCAATGGGGCGTTGGCCATGGTCAAATTGGAACAGATTTCGTGGTCGCCAGGACCTTACGCCGTTCACTTCATCACCGTAATCAAGATGTCCCTCGAAAGCTTGAAAGAGCCTCAAGATCACCCGTTGCTTTCTGTTATCGAGGAGCTTACCGGCGCTGGTAATTGGAAAACGACTGCCAGTTCTCAGTTGGCAtacatgatgatggtgtgCCATAAGTTCAAGGTTACGAATGCCCGCGATCGGGTGTATTCGTTATTGGGAATGGTTAACATGGCCGCGAGCCATATGGGAATTCCTCGATGCGATTTGGAAGTTGACTATAACGCGAGCGTCGCTCAGGTTTTCACAGCTGCCACGAAGAATATCCTCAATCATTGTAATCACTTAGGATTCATCTCTTTAGCTGGTTTTGCAGAATTCTACCACGGCACACAGAATTTGCCTTCAGAGGATATACCATCGTGGGTACCTAACTTATCCAACGAGCCATCTGCTGCGAGGACTGCCCCCATCCTTTTTGATCGTGTTAACAGCGATGATCGGTTGGACGCCGCGCGATACAGTGAGATTGGTTCTCTGGGATTTAGTATCACAGACTCAAGGCTGGCTGTCAAAGCTCAGCGTGTTGGACAGATCCTTCCAGGGTCTTATCCATTTTACGTACTCGCTTACTATTTCAACATTGAACCTTTTGCGGCCCTTCTACTACGATGCGGTAAGCGCTACAAAGTAACTGGAGAGCTCAGCATTGAAGCTTGTTGGCGTACTTTCATCTTTGGCTCAAATATATACGATTCAGTCACAGATAGCTCGGCGCTTGGCGGTTGCTTTAAAGCCTGGCTatccttcatcttgtttcATTGCTTGCGGGTCTGGGATACCTCCATGACAGTCGATCAGCGACTTTCAATCTTGGAACAATTGACAAACTTCCAATCTCTTGTGGCCCGGGATGGAGATGAAGCCTCCGATATGCTTCCAAGTATCGAATGGATAAAACAGATGCTGCAAAAGCTAGGGCCTTCTGATCCTCCGGACTCACAGCTGTCGTCAATATTTTCATACATGGCGTCGAGATCCTCAATCACGGACTTTTCCTCAGAAGTTGACTTAGAGTGGACATCCTCAGTGGCTAAGGAACTCGCCAACACGTTTTCACAGGCTTCTCAGTACGCGTCGCTCTTGGGTAGATACGCTGGCCAGCGGCGAGTTTTTCTGACAGACGAAGGGCACCTAGGGTTGGCTTTATGTTCGGCATTTGAACCAGACAGCGTCTGGGTGGTTTCGTCTTGTCCGGTGCCATTGGTTCTGAGGCCTCGAGCTGATGGTACTTATCAACTGGTCGGAGATAGCTACGTTCACGGAATCATGAAAGGCGAAGCGGTAAAGGATAACAGCTGGGAGGAAATTACCATAACCTAA
- a CDS encoding uncharacterized protein (expressed protein): MPGASLFRLARDRQSSRGLPWARMSRFLRPTGGNFNVPIIELELLSGELPYEDSTKTIHDLAAMRLDACAHSIIMKAFFDDISKLASKVIKSTEDPSAATSFDISKEFGTTILSLNKACDSVADQALEWTGDYDRIYQKQYMGDDPDLTNHAFELQKAAPSNIVRFEVSYDFAVDSLLAETKVNDGIRFGGFGRNKKSIFLDDDEVITGASWNTGILTEDATKKVIFNLIINTTERRLGPFGTGGGKIKANAEKQIFKVPEKMKVYGLVDSAGKYIEHRGDVIMESGRFIAELRFIVGPAE, from the coding sequence ATGCCCGGCGCTTCGCTCTTTCGTCTTGCCAGAGATCGTCAATCATCTCGGGGTCTTCCGTGGGCTCGTATGAGTCGTTTCTTGCGACCGACTGGTGGAAACTTCAATGTTCCCATCATTGAACTTGAACTATTGTCTGGTGAATTGCCTTACGAAGATTCTACGAAAACAATTCATGACCTCGCTGCGATGCGACTGGACGCTTGTGCTCATTCGATCATAATGAAAGCCTTTTTCGATGACATTTCGAAGCTTGCAAGCAAGGTTATAAAGAGTACCGAAGATCCTTCAGCCGCCACGTCATTTGACATCTCGAAAGAGTTCGGTACCACCATACTGTCACTGAACAAGGCATGCGACAGTGTCGCCGACCAAGCTTTGGAATGGACGGGGGATTATGACAGGATCTACCAAAAGCAATACATGGGTGATGACCCCGATCTCACAAATCATGCCTTCGAACTGCAGAAAGCAGCCCCTTCAAATATTGTCAGGTTCGAAGTCTCCTACGACTTCGCCGTGGACTCGCTTTTGGCTGAGACCAAGGTCAATGACGGCATTCGGTTTGGTGGCTTCGGTCGCAATAAGAAATCGATCTTTCtagacgatgatgaagtgaTCACGGGAGCTTCATGGAATACAGGGATTCTAACCGAGGATGCTACCAAGAAAGTCATTTTCAACTTGATTATCAATACCACGGAAAGAAGGCTAGGGCCATTTGGTACGGGTGGCGGTAAGATCAAGGCAAATGCCGAGAAACAAATCTTTAAGGTCCCTGAAAAGATGAAAGTATATGGTCTTGTTGATTCGGCTGGTAAATATATCGAGCATCGAGGCGATGTTATCATGGAGAGTGGGAGATTCATCGCGGAGCTTAGGTTCATTGTCGGTCCTGCAGAATAG
- a CDS encoding protein CGI121, whose protein sequence is MALETVSLEHLPNSHKVYFALFRDVQNAAFLHQQLLARNPQFEYAFIDASVVVSRLQLLSAVFKATSTAVNGALRTPNIHSEIVCAMSSSNNIADAYRRYGISPSTKDLIVVKVTFPGEDGVEPLTHDQIWEHLKTNVEGEALSITDDQISTTTDVPKVRKYYKLNGLKWMDDIQDEKVKQKEIESLVIGAMALRGV, encoded by the exons ATGGCTCTCGAAACAGTTTCTCTCGAACACCTGCCAAACTCGCACAAGGTCTACTTTGCCCTGTTCCGTGACGTACAGAATGCGGCCTTTTTGCACCAGCAGCTGCTTGCTCGGAACCCCCAGTTCGAGTACGCCTTCATTGATGCCTCAGTG GTTGTCTCACGGCTTCAATTATTATCCGCTGTGTTTAAGGCTACGTCGACGGCTGTGAATGGCGCTCTCAGGACTCCAAACATTCACTCCGAAATTGTCTGTGCTATGAGTTCTTCTAATAAC ATTGCTGATGCCTATCGTCGATATGGTATCTCTCCTTCTACCAAAGACCTCATCGTTGTCAAGGTCACATTCcctggagaagatggtgttgagccCTTGACACATGACCAGATTTGGGAACATCTCAAGACCAATGTTGAGGGAGAGGCTTTATCCATCACAGATGACCAGATCTCTACCACCACTGACGTACCAAAGGTGCGCAAGTACTACAAGTTGAATGGACTCAAGTGGATGGATGATATCCAAGATGAAAAGGTCAAGCAGAAGGAGATCGAGTCACTCGTCATCGGCGCAATGGCTCTAAGGGGTGTCTGA
- a CDS encoding FAD-linked oxidoreductase-like protein: protein MSSALRRGTAQPLRWATASNAITINTLRPCLTITKTNMVARRHIHSSERRTNTIVGQQQIPDPLPPIAPSKAPLSVLPLIMILRSLATMTVSSSPLLLPPSLHVMGILANTTNPLLNPDKNPLLRYFLKKTFYAQFCAGEKSPEIKKTIDGLKNIGFTGVILNYAKEVVLTKDEGEGLKNGAMETDECIQNEILPWARGTLETVRLAEPGDFVALKFTGAGSIALYQLKDRLPPSPAMYKAIDSICQLAHERGVRLLFDAEQDMLQDGIDDWTLEFTRKYNKGLGEAVIFGTYQAYKKKCPEVLSNHLKLAQIENFALGVKLVRGAYLNSDPRELFHDTKEETDACFDSLAASVLTREWNIDVKGSGEYPAASLVVASHNAESVRRSRAIMEAGRAKSDIAFAQLQGMADEVSCELVEAGQSDKTKILPAYKYLVWGTTGECMKYLLRRAHENKDAVQRTRGSRDALWAELVRRCKSAVGLA, encoded by the coding sequence ATGAGCTCGGCCCTTCGGCGAGGGACTGCCCAGCCCCTTCGCTGGGCGACTGCATCCAacgccatcaccatcaacactCTCCGACCATGCCTCACCATCACAAAGACCAACATGGTCGCCCGCCGTCACATCCACTCCTCTGAGCGACGCACAAATACCATCGTCGGGCAGCAGCAAATCCCcgatcctcttcctcccatcGCTCCCAGCAAGGCACCTCTCTCCGTCCTTCCTCTCATCATGATTCTCCGATCTCTCGCCACTATGACCGTCTCCTCCTCGCCTCTGCTCCTACCTCCCTCACTGCACGTCATGGGTATTCtggccaacaccaccaacCCTCTGCTCAACCCCGACAAGAACCCTCTTCTGCGATATTTCCTCAAGAAGACCTTTTACGCTCAGTTCTGCGCAGGCGAGAAGTCAccagagatcaagaagaCTATCGATGGACTCAAGAACATTGGTTTCACTGGTGTTATTCTGAACTACGCCAAGGAGGTTGTCCTCACCAAGGATGAGGGCGAAGGTCTGAAGAACGGTGCCATGGAGACCGACGAGTGCATTCAGAACGAAATTCTTCCCTGGGCCCGAGGCACCCTCGAGACTGTCCGACTTGCTGAGCCTGGTGACTTTGTCGCCCTCAAGTTCACTGGCGCCGGAAGCATCGCTCTCTACCAGCTCAAGGACCGTCTGCCTCCCAGCCCCGCCATGTACAAGGCCATCGACTCCATCTGCCAGCTTGCCCACGAGCGAGGTGTCCGCCTCCTCTTCGACGCCGAGCAGGACATGCTCCAGGACGGCATTGACGACTGGACTCTCGAGTTCACCCGCAAGTACAACAAGGGACTTGGCGAGGCTGTTATCTTTGGTACCTACCAAGCCTACAAGAAGAAGTGCCCCGAGGTTCTCTCCAACCACCTGAAGCTCGCCCAAATCGAGAACTTTGCTCTCGGTGTCAAGCTTGTCCGTGGCGCTTATCTCAACTCCGACCCCCGCGAGCTCTTCCATGacaccaaggaggagacCGATGCCTGCTTCGACTCCCTCGCTGCCAGCGTCCTCACCCGCGAGTGGAACATTGACGTCAAGGGTTCCGGGGAGTACCCCGCTGCCAGCCTTGTCGTCGCCTCTCACAACGCCGAGTCCGTGCGACGAAGCCGCGCCATCATGGAGGCCGGCCGAGCCAAGTCCGACATTGCCTTCGCCCAACTTCAGGGCATGGCTGACGAGGTCAGCTGCGAGCTTGTCGAGGCTGGCCAGTctgacaagaccaagattcTGCCCGCCTACAAGTACCTCGTCTGGGGAACCACTGGCGAGTGCATGAAGTACCTCCTCCGACGCGCACACGAGAACAAGGATGCCGTCCAGCGAACCAGGGGCAGCCGGGATGCTCTCTGGGCCGAGCTTGTCCGACGATGCAAGAGCGCCGTCGGCTTGGCTTAA